The Streptomyces sp. HSG2 genome has a segment encoding these proteins:
- the vioC gene encoding arginine beta-hydroxylase, Fe(II)/alpha-ketoglutarate-dependent codes for MSNLTDPSTPGYTLTADEASAIADLGLELASVYSSFGDPALLHDLPRLAARLPGGVQDFLRRFALADRHGHAVIRGHEFDQERIGPTPAHWRGRARPGPEFPEELLLMLYAALLGEPFGWATQQDGHLVHDIFPIRRHENDQLGMGSKEPLTWHTEDAFHPHRSDYLILGALRNPDHVPTTLGELDTSSLSEEDVDILFEPRFHIAPDESHLPKNNSITSEEAAARFATIRRMVEERPLGPLLYGSRQDPYMRLDPYFTSVPEEDVAARHAYEAVFKVVDTGMREVVADQGDVLFIDNHRAVHGRPPFRARYDGTDRWLKRVCVTSDLRRSREMRATADCRLLG; via the coding sequence ATGTCGAACCTCACCGACCCGTCCACGCCCGGCTACACCCTGACCGCCGACGAGGCGTCCGCCATCGCGGACCTCGGCCTCGAACTGGCGTCTGTCTACTCGTCCTTCGGCGACCCCGCCCTCCTCCACGACCTGCCCCGACTCGCGGCCCGACTCCCCGGCGGGGTACAGGACTTCCTACGCCGGTTCGCGCTCGCCGACCGACACGGCCACGCCGTGATCCGCGGGCACGAGTTCGACCAGGAGCGCATCGGCCCGACCCCGGCCCACTGGCGCGGGCGGGCCCGGCCCGGCCCGGAGTTCCCCGAGGAACTGCTGCTGATGCTGTACGCGGCTCTCCTCGGGGAGCCCTTCGGCTGGGCCACCCAGCAGGACGGGCATCTGGTGCACGACATCTTCCCGATCCGCCGTCACGAGAACGACCAACTGGGGATGGGCAGCAAGGAGCCTCTGACCTGGCACACCGAGGACGCCTTCCATCCCCACCGAAGCGACTACCTGATCCTCGGGGCGTTGCGCAACCCCGACCACGTGCCCACCACGCTCGGCGAACTGGACACGTCCTCGCTCTCCGAGGAGGACGTCGACATCCTCTTCGAACCACGCTTCCACATCGCCCCCGACGAGTCCCACCTCCCGAAGAACAACTCGATCACCTCCGAGGAGGCGGCGGCCCGGTTCGCCACCATCCGGCGGATGGTCGAGGAGCGACCGCTGGGTCCGCTGCTCTACGGATCCCGCCAGGACCCCTACATGCGACTCGACCCCTACTTCACCTCGGTACCCGAGGAGGACGTCGCGGCACGGCATGCCTACGAGGCGGTGTTCAAGGTCGTGGACACCGGAATGCGCGAGGTCGTCGCGGACCAGGGCGACGTGCTGTTCATCGACAACCATCGCGCCGTCCACGGACGTCCGCCCTTCCGGGCCAGGTACGACGGCACCGACCGCTGGCTGAAGCGGGTGTGCGTGACATCCGACCTCCGGCGCTCACGCGAGATGAGGGCGACCGCCGACTGCCGACTGCTCGGGTGA